A region of Spirochaetales bacterium DNA encodes the following proteins:
- a CDS encoding inorganic phosphate transporter, producing MITIGKKLVKLDPYSGLVAVLSESVIIHIYAIIGVPVSSSQAIVGAVPGIGVLKGVQTIHFRVLFGIVFGWLGTPLIAGFLSYGIFITARMLLLR from the coding sequence ATGATAACCATCGGGAAAAAACTCGTCAAACTCGATCCCTACTCCGGCCTTGTCGCGGTCCTCTCCGAATCCGTCATTATCCACATCTATGCGATAATCGGGGTGCCCGTCTCGAGTTCCCAGGCGATCGTCGGCGCGGTTCCGGGTATCGGCGTGCTCAAAGGTGTGCAGACGATACATTTCAGGGTTCTCTTCGGCATCGTGTTCGGGTGGCTCGGCACCCCCCTGATCGCGGGATTTTTATCGTACGGGATATTTATAACGGCGCGGATGCTTTTACTGCGGTAA